Genomic window (Paenibacillus sp. 37):
ATCGCCGCAACCTGCGGCTCGGAGCCAAACGTCTGTGCACATACCTCAAGCGGTGTGCCTTCGCTGATGCTTGTCCCGTCTTTTAAAGAAAAAGATAACCAGGCATACGCATGAGGAAACTCCTTCAGTAAATCAACCAGCACCTGTGCTTCCTGCAAGGAAGGAATCGTCTCAAACGCCAGAATATCAGCACCCGCTTCAATCAGCGCCGCCATACGCGGACGGTGAAATGCGGCAATCGTCTCATCCGACACGCCGTAATGACCCACATACTCTGAACCGTCCGCCAGATAAGCGCCGTACGGACCAACGGACCCGGCAATAATTGGACGTGGACGAAGACAATTTCCTTCGCGATCCCCTGTACGATCTGTTATATACTCCTCATTCTCCACCGTCTCAGCATGTACCGAAGAAGCTTCTACAAGCTGACTTGTCGAGCTTTCTCTCCCTACTAGTCTACTCTGCACTTCTGCCCACACGTCATCTCTCGCCTGTGCAGCCAGTTCCACCGTCTTGCGGATCAGCTCCAGTGCTGCCTGTTCATCGATCCCTCTCTTGCGGAAACCATCCACCGTCGCCTGATAACTGGATGTAATCGCACAGTCGGCTCCTGCTCGAAAATAATCTGCATGGACCTGAACGATAACATCCGGATTCTCAAGTAACACACGAGCAGACCATAGTGGATCATCGAGATCACATCCATGCTGTTCGAGTTCCGTTGCCAGCGCTCCATCCAGAATCATGACCGGATGTTCACGCAGGATCTGTTCTAAGGGGTTAGTCTGTTGTGCTTGCGTCATGTACTTGTCCTCTTTTCTTATTCACACGTTCTGTCAGATAATAAGCAGCGTAACACACTGCAATAAACGGAACCCCACAATATAGCGCAATTCGCTGTGTCGGGTCAAAGGCAATACCTATGCATGAAGCCAGGCATAATATAAATGAAACAATTGGTACCACCGGATATAGTGGTGTGCGGTAGACCAGATCTTTGACCGCATGTCCTTCCCGGATATATTGTCTGCGGAACATGTATTGGGAGACACTGATACTCATCCATACCGCAACGACAGCCAGACCTGAAATGGAAACCAGTGTAATATACACGGTACCTGGCGCAATGATGCTGGACAGCAAGGCCAACGCACCACCCACCATACTAATCAGAAGTGCATTCAGCGGTACCCCGCTTTTGGTCAATTTGGCAAACCACGGAGAGATCGTTTTTTTGTCAGCCAGAGACCAGAGCATCCGTGAAGATGCATATAGGCCCGAATTGGCAGCAGAGAGAATCGCCGTCAGAATAACAAAGTTCATAATGTCTGCTGCATAGGGTACACCCACCCGCTCCATTACCGCTACAAACGGACTTTCCAGTACACTGGCATCCGACATGGGCAACAAGGCCGACAAGATAATAATCGTTCCGATGAAGAAAATAACCAAACGCCACAGCGTTGTATGAATAGCTTTCGGTATCGTCTTTTCCGGGTTCTCCGTCTCACCCGCGGCAATGCCGATTAACTCGGTGCCTGAGAAGGCAAAGTTTACAGCAAGCATGGTCATCAATATGGCTGTAGCCCCATGAGGGAACCACCCGGATGCGGTAATATTCGATAGAAATGGAGCCGGTTCAGAATCCGCCATGGGAATGAACCCAAACATGGCTGCGCCACCGATAATAATGAAGATTACGATAGTCACTACTTTTACAGATGAGAACCAGAACTCGGATTCCGCAAATAATTTCACCGTTAATGCATTAAACAGAAAGATCATCAGTGCAAAGAGCGCACTCCATATCCATACGTTCACCGATGGGAACCAGCGCTGCATCAGCAATCCAGCGGCTGTGAATTCGGAGCCAAGCGCAACAGTCCAGGTTAACCAGTATAACCAAGCCACCGTGTAGCCTGTTGCCGGTCCGATATATTTGGCTGCATAACTATGAAATGCTCCCGTCTCTGGCATATGAACAGACAGTTCACCAAGGCAGAGCATCACCAGATATACAACGATGGCTCCGATTAGATAGGACAGAATGGTTCCCAGTGGTCCCGCCTGCTGAATGGTGTAACCTGAGCTGAGGAATAATCCCGTTCCAATGACTCCTCCGAGAGAGAGCATGACCACATGCCGTGCTTGCATTTTCCGCTGAAAATGCCCTTTGTCGTTGTTGTTTTCCATACCAGCTGCTCCCCTACTTCTTCATCCAGAAAAAACAAAAAAGACCCACTCTGCCTAAAGAGTGCGCCGTTACTGACAAATAAAAACAAACGCTCCTATCTATCAGGCTTTCACCCGCTGGAATTAGCACAGTATCCTTCAGATCTGTTGCTGAGGTTTCTAAGGGCCAGTCCCTCCACCTCTCTGGATAAGAAAATGATTTTTTACTAATATAGCGATCTATCATGAATGTGTCAACATTTAAATAATAAATGGCACACCTCGCTATTCCGTGGAAGACCCCGGATTGGTGATGGTGGTCTTTACCTCATACGTGATCGGCACGGTGCTAAAAATTTTATCCCAATCGTCTTTGACTTTTTTCCATGTTTTAGGTTCTTTAATACGCAAGCTATCCCGAAAATCCGCAACATCTACTTTATAGGTATGCTGCAGTTTGTATAACACCTGTCGAATCTGTTGTTCAGCCAGTTCAGCAAATTCTTTTTCCAATTCTCTGAGATAAGCACCTTTTTCCTCTTCCTCTGGAGCACGCCAATCCTCCATCAACCAGCCTTCGGATTCAGTCTTCACATGGAATGAAATATCATCGCCAACCACTTTTGGAATTATTTTTGTTTTTTTCTTCTTCATTTCATATACAACAGTGAATCCCGCTTTATTGTATGTCTTCAAGATGCCTCCTTTTTCTTTAGGTCTGATCCACGACAGCCCTTCTAGATCCGTTTGGCTGAGTTCCCCGATGAATTTGGTCGTTTTCCCATCAAAGATACTGGCACCGGAGAACTTGTCCTCTCCATTGAAGTTCAGTACATTCTGGAGCAAAAAGCTGGAACCGGATTGCATTTGTGCATCTAGTTTGGAGAGTAAAACGGGGTCCAGGATTTTATTGGACAAGTACGAATTACCGGTAATACCTGTAAGATAAAATGCTGGAATCCGGGAAGGATCATCTGAAGTCAGTACATCAGCAGCGCGATGATGGCTAATCAGCACCAGACAGTTAGGACGAATATCGTTATCCCGAAGTACAAAATCCAGCAGCTGGTCCAGACCATACTTTTTGGCGATATCCTTGGACACAACGATAACCTTCAGATGATGCCCGATGAGCGGATGATCTCGCCTTAGTGCAAACTGACGAAAGATTTGCAGCAAGGAATCTCCGGTAAGCTGTTCATTGGAGTAGGACGTTTTACCAGAAGCAGGTGACCCGGATTGTTGGCTCTTCTGACTGCTGGAGTTACCGGGAGCAATCTGTACCGTGGCTGTCACATTGTTCTGCTTGGAATACGTTCCTCCCTGATTAGCGATGTTTTTCTCAAATTCCGTCTCTTTGCCAATATCGATCCCAAGACCAACGTATACACTTAGATCCTCTATCTCCCGACTGCTCCAACATCCGGATATCGTTAAGAGTATGCATAATACAGTGGCTAAGCGTAACAACATACGGAATGTAATCATGCATGCTTGCCTCCTTTTTTACGAATCAGACTTAACAACAGTAGTACCAGAGGTAAAATGGCAAACAACCATACGGACACGTTACCCAGCATATCTCCTAGTTCGAAGGTATCATCCACGGTCTTGGGCATCATTGCTATCAGATAGATGAACGGAAGCAGACCGTACATAATACCTTTGATTTTTTTGGAACGGAACAAATCACGAATACCCACCGACGCGCAGTAATGTGTGATCGCTGTAGTCGAGAAAATTTGCATAATCCAGATGACCAGCAATAATGATTCGAATCTTTCGAATATTAAACCTTGTATCTCAAAGCTTCTTACCAAATCCAGCGTTGGCCAGGTTCGCGTTTTGATCCCATCAAGGGATAAACTGCCTATGACCATGACAACCGTGATCAAGTAGATAATGGTGGATATGAATATCCCCCAGCTCATCGCTTTATTGCTTTTCTTCGGATTTTTCATATAGGCAGTCATGACTAACATCACCTCATAGCCCGTATAAGACAATAGTGATGGTTTTAGCCCTTTGAAAACGGGCATAACCCCATCACCGAGAACGGGTCTCAGATTGCCTATCTCGAATAACTGATTACTGAGCAAAATTTCAATTACAAATATAATGATCGTAATCGGCAGAATAATCTCGAACACGCGTACAATGACACCAAGCCCACCCGAGATCATATATATACCGATCCACATGAAGACCATAACAATTGCCCAGGTGGGGGTGCGTTCGAGTAGATACATTCCTGTCACATCAGCCATGACTCTTACTTCAAAAGCTGCAATCACCGTGAAATACATAATCATAGCAAATCCCAGTATGTAAGCAATCCAGTTCCCCGTAATTTCGCGGGTGAACTGGAACACGGTTTCCCCCGGAAATCTGCGACACAGGGTAACCATAATTATTCCAATACCTGTAATAATCAGTCCAGACAGTATAATGGAAATCCAGACATCTGGTGTTCCTACAGCCTTGCTAGTTGTTCGAGGTAACGTCAATATCCCGGCACCAAGCATGTAATTGACAATAATTACAACGGCCTGTGTCGTGGTTAGCTTTCCTTGGGAGCCATTCACTTTAGTTCACCTCCAGACCTTCTGTGAGTTAGCTTATTTTTTTCGGTCCTGATCTATCGGATTTGTCATTTTGGGACGCATTCTCATCATATTTAGCGGTGCACGGATAACGAAGTCCTTCCATTCATTGATGTGATAAGGAACCGCTGGTGCCACATAAGGTACGCCAAAGCTTGAGAGTCGTGCCAGATGCGTACACACAAGCAGAAAGAACATAACCACGCCAAACAATCCGAGTACGGCTGCGCTGAACATAGCGGCAAATCGGAGAATCCGTAGTGTTAATCCCGCACTATAGACTGGAATCGTAAAGGAAGAAATGGCCGTAACCGCTACGACAATGACCAGAAATTGGCTTATAATTCCCGCCTGCACTGCTGCTTGGCCAATAATCAGACCTCCTACGATACCCATCGCTGGCGCAATTGGTTTAGGCAGCCGTATCCCTGCCTCCCTCAGAATTTCAATCGAAAGTTCCATGATCAGTACTTCAATGATCGAAGGAAACGGCACGCCTGTCCGCGTTTCAATAATCGTCAGTACCAGCTTCGTTGGAATAAGACCCGGATGGAAGGAGATAAACGAGATATAGAGCGCAGGAGCAAGCAATGCCAGCATCGCGGCCATAAAACGCAGCACTCGCAAAAATGTTCCGGGAATCCAGCGTTCATAATAGTCCTCGGGTGACTGAAGCAACATGCTAAAGGTCACCGGTACAATTAATACAAATGGCGTTCCATCCAGCAAAATTGCCACTCGGCCTTCCAGAAGGGCACCCATTACCCGGTCAGGTCTTTCTGTATTCAGTACCTGCTGAAAAGGACTCAGCGTATTATCTTCGATGAGTTGTTCCACATAACCTGATTCCAGCATCGAATCCATATCCATCTCTTCAATTCGCTTGCATACTTCAGCCACGAGTTTGGGATCGGCAATATCCTGAATATAGGCTATCGCCAAATCTTTTTTGATCCGTGAACCCACTTCATACTTCTTAATAAACAGGCTCTGATCACTTCCATAACGACGCAAAATGCCTGTATTATCGCTTAATTGCTCTGTAAAACCAATACGAGGTCCACGGAGCAATCCCTCTGACAACGGTTCATTTACACCACGTGTTTTGATCTTATGAGCTCCAATTAATAGAGCTCCCGGCAATCCATCGACCAACAGTGCATTCTTGCCAAAAAGCACGCCAACTGAGACCTTTTGAAGGGACTGGGTCTCCTCAATCAAACTGACAGGTAGTAGCTGATCTTGCAGGTAGGCCGATAGTAAATGTGCATTATCCGGATGGAGGAAACCCTCCCGCTTAAGCTCTGGAACGCCCTCCAACATTAATGGTGTAATCAGGTGATCATCGATTAAATCTTGATCTACCAGGCCTTCGGTATATATGACGGCTGCCCGTGTATTCGTTCCCCTAATCGTAAATTCCCGAATATGCACGTCAGCATTTTGACCAAAGCTTTCTCTTACACTGGTCAGATCCGTATTGTACTTGCCGGTTAATTTAATATTCGCATATTGGCCTGTTTCGGTCCCTTCACCCTGCCCTTTAGCTGCTGGCGAGATATCCTTCGAGGATACGGACGATTGCTTCGAACGAGAGAAGCTTCCGCGCTTAATGGCAGCATTGATCCAGCGCGCGCTCAAGGTAATACCAATTGGAATGATGAAGACCAAGAATGCCTGGATCCATATGGACCAATCCGGCACGTAGGATACAATTGTTGACCACATGTTCCCACCCCAACATTTCTCTGCATGACAAAGCTGCAGGTATTCCCAAGTATTGTGTCCCCGTTTGATCACAATAATTCCCGTTTTTTTGTGTACAGAACAGCAAAAAAAAAGCGGTTCCTGTATTAGGAACCACTATTTGCTCTATATTATACGATTCTGGTCACATGCTCCGCTTTGGCATCCAACAAGTGAGCTGATGCAGCAATTGCTGTAAAATCATTCAGTGCAATCTCAATCTGCTTCTGGCTCTGCTCCACATATTCTTCTACCTTTTTGGTACCGCCTGTGATATTACCAATCTCCTTCGTTATTCCGGTAACGCTATCACGAATCTCATTAATCGAACTCTCCACCATTGCGGATAGTTTCTTAACTTCCTTGGCCACGATATCGAATCCTCGTCCAAATTCTCCTGCATGTGCAGCCTCAATGGCAGCATTCAACGCGAGCAGTTGCGTCTGAGACGAAATCTCGCGTATCGTTCGTACCACGCCCTGAATTGATCCGGCTTGTTCCTGCAAATGAGTCAACGTTGCACGGTTAGAAGTCGACACCTCAGAGATATAGGAGATACTTGACATTAATTCCTGGCTCCGTTCAATGCCTACATCTGCCTGCCCATTCAGTTCATGGGACATCGTTTTCAGCTCATTCACTACGACCGAAATGTTGTTCTGACGGTTGGTAATGTTGGTGGCGATTTTGGAGACACCAAGTATCTTCTGATTCGTCTCATCGTACACCGGCATATATGTCGCCTCAAGCCATACGGAATTCCCCTTTGCATCCTTGCGTTCAACCTTGTCCTGGAAGCTGACACCATTAAATATGCTATTCCAAAAAGCATCATAGTCCGGGGTATTTGCAAATTGACCAAAGCATAGTTGCTGATGCTTCATGCCATACATCTCATCTACCGTATATCCCATCGTTTGGGCAAAGACTTCATTCACGTAGGTTACCCGGCGATCCAGATTGAATCGAATGATAGCAAGATTTTTCTCCATCGCCTTGATGACCATTGCATCGGTGACAACATCTTTCTTTTCCATATCTAATATAGACACTTGATAACCCCCACAGTTCATTCCATAATAGACAGCCTTTAACTAGCAAAAACGATCATAACAACGTATGTATCCATCAGGTTCTAGATGGCTCTACTATTGATACCCGATTTGCAGCATTTTGGAT
Coding sequences:
- a CDS encoding GerAB/ArcD/ProY family transporter, with the translated sequence MNGSQGKLTTTQAVVIIVNYMLGAGILTLPRTTSKAVGTPDVWISIILSGLIITGIGIIMVTLCRRFPGETVFQFTREITGNWIAYILGFAMIMYFTVIAAFEVRVMADVTGMYLLERTPTWAIVMVFMWIGIYMISGGLGVIVRVFEIILPITIIIFVIEILLSNQLFEIGNLRPVLGDGVMPVFKGLKPSLLSYTGYEVMLVMTAYMKNPKKSNKAMSWGIFISTIIYLITVVMVIGSLSLDGIKTRTWPTLDLVRSFEIQGLIFERFESLLLVIWIMQIFSTTAITHYCASVGIRDLFRSKKIKGIMYGLLPFIYLIAMMPKTVDDTFELGDMLGNVSVWLFAILPLVLLLLSLIRKKGGKHA
- the mmuP gene encoding S-methylmethionine permease, whose protein sequence is MENNNDKGHFQRKMQARHVVMLSLGGVIGTGLFLSSGYTIQQAGPLGTILSYLIGAIVVYLVMLCLGELSVHMPETGAFHSYAAKYIGPATGYTVAWLYWLTWTVALGSEFTAAGLLMQRWFPSVNVWIWSALFALMIFLFNALTVKLFAESEFWFSSVKVVTIVIFIIIGGAAMFGFIPMADSEPAPFLSNITASGWFPHGATAILMTMLAVNFAFSGTELIGIAAGETENPEKTIPKAIHTTLWRLVIFFIGTIIILSALLPMSDASVLESPFVAVMERVGVPYAADIMNFVILTAILSAANSGLYASSRMLWSLADKKTISPWFAKLTKSGVPLNALLISMVGGALALLSSIIAPGTVYITLVSISGLAVVAVWMSISVSQYMFRRQYIREGHAVKDLVYRTPLYPVVPIVSFILCLASCIGIAFDPTQRIALYCGVPFIAVCYAAYYLTERVNKKRGQVHDASTTD
- a CDS encoding Ger(x)C family spore germination protein; translation: MITFRMLLRLATVLCILLTISGCWSSREIEDLSVYVGLGIDIGKETEFEKNIANQGGTYSKQNNVTATVQIAPGNSSSQKSQQSGSPASGKTSYSNEQLTGDSLLQIFRQFALRRDHPLIGHHLKVIVVSKDIAKKYGLDQLLDFVLRDNDIRPNCLVLISHHRAADVLTSDDPSRIPAFYLTGITGNSYLSNKILDPVLLSKLDAQMQSGSSFLLQNVLNFNGEDKFSGASIFDGKTTKFIGELSQTDLEGLSWIRPKEKGGILKTYNKAGFTVVYEMKKKKTKIIPKVVGDDISFHVKTESEGWLMEDWRAPEEEEKGAYLRELEKEFAELAEQQIRQVLYKLQHTYKVDVADFRDSLRIKEPKTWKKVKDDWDKIFSTVPITYEVKTTITNPGSSTE
- a CDS encoding spore germination protein, with amino-acid sequence MWSTIVSYVPDWSIWIQAFLVFIIPIGITLSARWINAAIKRGSFSRSKQSSVSSKDISPAAKGQGEGTETGQYANIKLTGKYNTDLTSVRESFGQNADVHIREFTIRGTNTRAAVIYTEGLVDQDLIDDHLITPLMLEGVPELKREGFLHPDNAHLLSAYLQDQLLPVSLIEETQSLQKVSVGVLFGKNALLVDGLPGALLIGAHKIKTRGVNEPLSEGLLRGPRIGFTEQLSDNTGILRRYGSDQSLFIKKYEVGSRIKKDLAIAYIQDIADPKLVAEVCKRIEEMDMDSMLESGYVEQLIEDNTLSPFQQVLNTERPDRVMGALLEGRVAILLDGTPFVLIVPVTFSMLLQSPEDYYERWIPGTFLRVLRFMAAMLALLAPALYISFISFHPGLIPTKLVLTIIETRTGVPFPSIIEVLIMELSIEILREAGIRLPKPIAPAMGIVGGLIIGQAAVQAGIISQFLVIVVAVTAISSFTIPVYSAGLTLRILRFAAMFSAAVLGLFGVVMFFLLVCTHLARLSSFGVPYVAPAVPYHINEWKDFVIRAPLNMMRMRPKMTNPIDQDRKK
- the mmuM gene encoding homocysteine S-methyltransferase, whose product is MTQAQQTNPLEQILREHPVMILDGALATELEQHGCDLDDPLWSARVLLENPDVIVQVHADYFRAGADCAITSSYQATVDGFRKRGIDEQAALELIRKTVELAAQARDDVWAEVQSRLVGRESSTSQLVEASSVHAETVENEEYITDRTGDREGNCLRPRPIIAGSVGPYGAYLADGSEYVGHYGVSDETIAAFHRPRMAALIEAGADILAFETIPSLQEAQVLVDLLKEFPHAYAWLSFSLKDGTSISEGTPLEVCAQTFGSEPQVAAIGLNCAPMEVVTEAVGILSRTSDKPVIVYPNSGEVYDAATKTWSGQGTCGSMSDASEQWVAAGAKIIGGCCRTTPHQIGELAKKWRS
- a CDS encoding PAS domain-containing methyl-accepting chemotaxis protein — translated: MEKKDVVTDAMVIKAMEKNLAIIRFNLDRRVTYVNEVFAQTMGYTVDEMYGMKHQQLCFGQFANTPDYDAFWNSIFNGVSFQDKVERKDAKGNSVWLEATYMPVYDETNQKILGVSKIATNITNRQNNISVVVNELKTMSHELNGQADVGIERSQELMSSISYISEVSTSNRATLTHLQEQAGSIQGVVRTIREISSQTQLLALNAAIEAAHAGEFGRGFDIVAKEVKKLSAMVESSINEIRDSVTGITKEIGNITGGTKKVEEYVEQSQKQIEIALNDFTAIAASAHLLDAKAEHVTRIV